The genomic interval GCTCGTAGCCGAGCGCGCGCAGCGTGGCGAGCAGCGCCTGCAGACGGGAACGGGCGATCGCCCAGACTGCCGTGCCTGTCGCCGTGCCGTCGGTTGCGGCAGCGTGTCCGGCAGGGCTGCCGACGACGAAATGTTCGTTCGCCGCATCGCCCAGCAGTTGCTCTTCGAGCGCATAGCCGATGACTTCCGCCGTGCGGGCGCGCGCCGTTTTGGGCAGGCTGACTGTAGCGAGCAGGCATTGTTCGGCCGTCAGCACCAGCTCGCAGCGATCGGCTGCCGGCCAGTGGCGCGGTTCGCCGTTGCCGCTTTGCAGCCGCGCGCCGCCGGCATTCAGCAGCAGCCACTCGCAACGCGTTTGCCGGCCGGGCCAGCCGGCCGGCAGGTAGAGGCGCAAGGTGGTGGCGGGCGGTTTGCTCATTGGCTCATCTACTCATCTGCTCATGGACGCGGCCTGGCTGCGCCATTCATTCAAACTTCTGCCAGACGATGCGCGGCCAGATGGCCGTGCGCTGCAGCAGCGCCTGGACGCGCGTGTCGGCATTGCCGTAGCGGGCGTGCAACGCGACGCTGAAGTGGCTGCTGCGGGTATCGAGGCGCTCGATGCCTGGCTGCATGATGTGTTCCTGATTGGCCAGGCGTTTGCGGAAATCGCCGATGTCGAGAAAGGGAATCCGCTCGCGCTCGGCAACGACCTGATGGATTTCCGTGACGGGAAAATCATGGAGAACGGCGCTCAGTACCAGCGCGCCGGCAGTATTGACGTTCAGCGGATTATAGCCGGGAAGCACGCTGACATAGGGCCGCAGGCGCTCGACGATGTCCGCCGTATAGCCGCGCACGCGCAGCAGGTTGTCGATGTCGGTGAGCTCGCGGTTGGCTGCGCGGTAGGGAGGCTGCAGGTTCAGGTAGTACGCGTCCTCGGCGCCATCCTCACCGTTCGCACCGGGCCGGTCGTCGGCGTCCAGCCAGTCGGCCAGGCTGCTGGCGAGTTGCGCCGGCAGTTGCAGTAGTTGCAGCAGACGGCGAAAAACCTGCAGTTCGGCTTCGTCGCGCCGGCCGTTGCGAACGAGGTTGTTGAGGTTGAATTTGCTCTGCTCGTCCGTGATGGCGCCGCCGATTTCGCCGCCTTCCGCCGGCATGGCCGGCACGCGGGTGGCCCAGGGTTCGCCGAGGTGGTCGTAGCGGCTTTTGCGCGCATCTTCGGCCAGCACGGCGCGCGCCCAGTCGATGCCGGCGCTGGCGAGCTGGCGTGCCTGGGCCAGGTCGCGGCGGGTTTCCATGCCGCGCAGCCAGGCGTTCTGCTGCCAGATCAGCGAGGTTGCCAGCAGCGTGGCCAGGGCAACCACCAGCAGCGCCATGATGAGCGCAGCGCCTTGCTGGCGCCGTGTCGGGGGCGGGCTGCTTTTCATGCGGGCAGGGCGAAGATGCGGCGCAGGCGCGTGCCGTCCTGCAGGATCAGTTCGATGGCGACGGCGCGCGGCAGCATGTCGTCGGGCGCGCCCTGAGGCGGCCAGTGATCCAGCCAGTTGCCGCCGTCGTCGAGATGCTCGAAGCGCAGGGCGCGGATGCCGTCGAGCAATGGATGGATGGCGGGGCGGGCGTTTGCATCCGGCGCCGGATAGGAATCCGTTTTTCTGTCCAGCACGGGCCAGAGCAGCAGTTCGAGCTGCGTACCGCGCAGGCGGTAGCCCAGGCGCAGCTCGTCGCGTCCGCTGGCCGACTTGCGGGTGAATTCGAGCGCGGCGCGGTCGCTCTCGTCCGCGGCATCGAGCGCGGCCAGCGGCAGTCCCTGCCAGGCCGGCAGCGTGGGCGCGTTGCTGTCATCGGCGCGTTGCGCCATGGCGCCGAGCGCGCTGGAATACATCGCGGCAAAGCGTTGGTTGAAATTGCCGTCCGCCGCCGCGCTTGCCTTGCCCGATCGGCCGTCGCGCGGCGCGCCGGTGTGGATGGGACGGCGTGCCGGCTGCGCCACGTCATTGCCGAAGCGATTGAAGAACAGGGCGATATCCTGCCAGCGCCGGCCGTCGTCGATCAGGTGATTGCCGTTGCGCGCGAGGTTATCCAGGCCGCGGTAGGCCAGGCTGGCGATGACGGCCAGCAGCGCGACGGCAACCAGCAACTCGATCAGCGTCATGCCGCCGCAGCCTTGGTGCCGGCGCCGGGAGCGGGTCATGCGGTGTGGAGATGTCGTGGCGCGGTGCATTTGCGATCAATAGCGTGGCTGGACGAGAAAGCCGCTCAGGCGGGCGAGAACGGGGCCGTCGGTGGTTCCTGCTCCGGCTTCAGCTTCGCCCTCGCGCACCTGGATGTCGATGCGGCGGAACTGGCTGTTGGCCGTGGGGCTGACGGTTTCCTGCCAGAGAAAGCGGCGGCCGCCTTGTTCGGCTTCGCCCCCGTGGTTGCCGGGTGCCGGCCAGTCGCGGCGGGCGCGATGTTCTTCGAGACGATCCTGGGCCACCCAGTCGGCCAGTTGGCGCCGTTGCAGTTCGGCGGCATGGTCGGCCGCTGCGGCGCCGGCGCGCAGCGCGGCCATCAGTGCCAGGGCGAGGACGGTCAGGGCGACGAGGACTTCGAGCAGGGTGAAGCCGTGATGCGCAGGCGGTTTGCCGAAGTTCATGCGGCCGCGCTCGATGCGCGTGCTCATTTTCCGTCCGTCACCGTGACGCGCCCGCTGGGCAGGCCGAGCACGGTGCTCGTCGCGACTGTCCGGTCTTTGCCGGCGGACAGGATGATGCGAAACAGCGGCGGATCGCCGCGCCGGAAGATCAGCAGTTCCCCCGCCGCCAATGCCTGGCCATCGACTTCGACGTGGCTGATGCGCACTTCGTCGTCGAGCCGGCGGCTGCGGAAACGATCATCCATGCCGACGGGCAGCCAGCGTGGCGTGGTGGTGAGCGCATCGTCGGCAAGCAGAAAATCGTAGCCGTTGTCGTGCTCGTGCATCGTCCAGGCCAGCCGGCGCTGGCCGGCCAGGGCTTCGGCATTGGCGCTTTCGAGCAGGCTGGCCAGGCGCACGGCTTCCGCGTCCAGCAGGCGGCGCGGGCTGGGGCTGATGCTGAGTGCGACGGCCGTGCTCAGGATGCCGATGATGACCAGCACCACCAGCATTTCGATCAGCGTGAAGCCGCGCTGCTGCATTGCAGAGGGTGAGGGTGGTGAAGAGCGTGGCGGGTTACAACTGCCAGTTGCCGATGTCGGCATCGAGTCCCGTGCCGCCGGGCGCGTTGTCGGCGCCGAAACTGAAGACGTCGATTTCACCGCGCAGGCCGGGATTCAGATATTGATAGGGATGGCCCCAGGGGTCCAGCGGCAGCTTTTCGACGTAGCCGCCGGGATTCCAGTTGTCGGCAGCGGGGCCGGCCTCGGGGCGGCTGACCAGCGCCTGC from Sterolibacterium denitrificans carries:
- a CDS encoding type II secretion system protein encodes the protein MQQRGFTLIEMLVVLVIIGILSTAVALSISPSPRRLLDAEAVRLASLLESANAEALAGQRRLAWTMHEHDNGYDFLLADDALTTTPRWLPVGMDDRFRSRRLDDEVRISHVEVDGQALAAGELLIFRRGDPPLFRIILSAGKDRTVATSTVLGLPSGRVTVTDGK
- the gspK gene encoding type II secretion system minor pseudopilin GspK — its product is MKSSPPPTRRQQGAALIMALLVVALATLLATSLIWQQNAWLRGMETRRDLAQARQLASAGIDWARAVLAEDARKSRYDHLGEPWATRVPAMPAEGGEIGGAITDEQSKFNLNNLVRNGRRDEAELQVFRRLLQLLQLPAQLASSLADWLDADDRPGANGEDGAEDAYYLNLQPPYRAANRELTDIDNLLRVRGYTADIVERLRPYVSVLPGYNPLNVNTAGALVLSAVLHDFPVTEIHQVVAERERIPFLDIGDFRKRLANQEHIMQPGIERLDTRSSHFSVALHARYGNADTRVQALLQRTAIWPRIVWQKFE
- the gspI gene encoding type II secretion system minor pseudopilin GspI; this encodes MSTRIERGRMNFGKPPAHHGFTLLEVLVALTVLALALMAALRAGAAAADHAAELQRRQLADWVAQDRLEEHRARRDWPAPGNHGGEAEQGGRRFLWQETVSPTANSQFRRIDIQVREGEAEAGAGTTDGPVLARLSGFLVQPRY
- a CDS encoding type II secretion system protein GspJ, producing the protein MTRSRRRHQGCGGMTLIELLVAVALLAVIASLAYRGLDNLARNGNHLIDDGRRWQDIALFFNRFGNDVAQPARRPIHTGAPRDGRSGKASAAADGNFNQRFAAMYSSALGAMAQRADDSNAPTLPAWQGLPLAALDAADESDRAALEFTRKSASGRDELRLGYRLRGTQLELLLWPVLDRKTDSYPAPDANARPAIHPLLDGIRALRFEHLDDGGNWLDHWPPQGAPDDMLPRAVAIELILQDGTRLRRIFALPA